The following are encoded together in the Babesia microti strain RI chromosome II, complete genome genome:
- a CDS encoding leucyl aminopeptidase (overlaps_old_locusTagID:BBM_II03960): MNTAVSCEKLIVTPFVGDIVTVNFKKLSEYVKNEAQSLIYLVNYDSETKDFDISNLKGLPKEDCPFSKPLKALAQMKKFEAKPGSLLECTVDIGESLCFSSLFGVSKKSKAMDYKEYGQTIGEAITKQNVKVTNLISLLNLFESKEHLTTFLVGVYMGLGEDKRYKKNRKTDYKFDTVNIYSKESINDVTEAINNAKYFAHGSDIARQLVTSPSNYSNTINLSQYFAELASSLGMNVKILEKADCERLGMGSYLSVAKGSQYPPKFVHAQLNTEDCNGKFVKVALLGKGLTFDSGGYNMKSAASKIELMKMDMGGFAAICGAMLTLAKIKPKGLQVHFLSPLCENMVSAASYRPGDIITASNGKTIEVLNTDAEGRLALADGLVYAEKLGVDVIIDIATLTGAAIVALGEKYAAYYTDSETMNQHFQKGLDLSGEKAWRMPIVKEYSKQLESKVADLQNIASPNIGGGSIVAAVFLKEFVDKTPWIHFDIAGPASCGTLGTGFGANTLAAVVKSLSDDLASKKDTIHEL; the protein is encoded by the exons ATGAATACCGCTGTTAGTTGTGAAAAACTGATCGTAACTCCCTTTGTTGGTGATATTGTAACTGTGaactttaaaaaattgagcgaatatgttaaaaatgaagcTCAATCGcttatatatttagtaaattatGACTCAGAAACTAAGGATTTTGATATTAGTAACTTGAAAGGCTTGCCGAAGGAAGATTGTCCCTTCAGCAAGCCCCTAAAAGCACTAGCtcaaatgaaaaaatttgaggCTAAACCTGG ATCTCTTCTTGAATGTACCGTTGATATTGGCGAAAGTTTGTGCTTTTCATCCTTGTTTGGAGTGTCTAAGAAGTCGAAAGCGATGGATTACAAAGAATATGGCCAAACCATTGGCGAGGCAATTACCAAGCAGAATGTCAAAGTTACGAATTTAATTTCACTCTTAAATCTTTTTGAGTCCAAAGAACATTTGACAACATTCTTGGTAGGGGTTTACATGGGTTTGGGTGAAGATAAGAGATACAAGAAGAATAGAAAGACTGActacaaatttgataccGTAAACATTTATTCAAAAGAGTCAATCAATGATGTGACTGAGGCGATCAAT aatgcaaaatattttgccCATGGAAGTGACATTGCCAGACAACTAGTAACATCGCCTTCTAATTACTCTAATACGATCAATTTGTCGCAATACTTTGCTGAATTGGCCAGTAGTTTGGGTATGAATGTTAAGATTCTGGAAAAGGCTGATTGTGAGAGATTGGGAATGGGATCATATCTATCAGTGGCAAAGGGCAGTCAATATCCGCCTAAATTTGTTCACGCTCAGCTAAATACCGAAGATTGcaatggtaaatttgtgaaGGTTGCTTTGTTAGGCAAGGGTCTTACTTTTGATTCTGGTGGTTATAATATGAAG TCTGCCGCATCTAAAATCgaattgatgaaaatggACATGGGAGGATTTGCCGCAATTTGCGGGGCAATGCTCACATTGGCCAAGATAAAACCCAAAGGTTTACAAGTTCACTTTTTGTCTCCACTGTGTGAAAACATGGTTAGCGCCGCGTCTTATCGTCCCGGAGATATTATAACTGCCAGCAATGGTAAAACAATAGAA GTATTAAACACTGATGCTGAAGGAAGGTTAGCTTTGGCAGATGGTCTTGTATATGCTGAGAAATTGGGTGTAGATGTGATAATCGATATTGCGACCCTAACGGGTGCTGCCATTGTTGCATTGG GTGAAAAATATGCCGCCTATTACACTGATAGTGAAACTATGAACCAACACTTTCAGAAGGg atTGGACTTAAGTGGAGAGAAGGCATGGAGAATGCCTATTGTGAAGGAATACTCCAAGCAATTGGAGTCTAAAGTGGCTGACCTACAAAACATCGCTTCGCCGAACATAGGGGGAGGGTCTATCGTGGCTGCGGTTTTTCTGAAggaatttgttgataaaacTCCCTGGATCCATTTTGACATTGCGGGGCCAGCATCCTGTGGAACTTTGGGTACGGGCTTTGGTGCTAATACATTGGCGGCGGTTGTAAAATCACTGAGTGATGACTTAGCATCAAAAAAGGATACCATTCATGAGTTGTGA
- a CDS encoding hypothetical protein (overlaps_old_locusTagID:BBM_II03955) yields the protein MSVEHVKGIISKLAVRSKIPLVNGKIDTSGLSEIDAEFLNLFNKEISLFKRGCKDEISAQALINMCLKLLQNRNCNLAYQKQITINKFIKKCAPLPEYSKYDKELAQVDNMSNNLHDMQIGRPIKKMNRHFKIEKVDNIIAQCGWKDSLRGGYLPSNMYFDREYKAQPIKTRDIVYIER from the exons ATGTCAGTTGAGCATGTAAAAGGGATAATTTCAAAGTTAGCGGTAAGGAGTAAAATACCGCTGGTTAACGGCAAAATAGACACTAGTGGTCTAAGCGAAATCGATGctgaatttttaaatttgtttaacaAAGAGATATCACTTTTCAAAAGGGGATGCAAAGATGAAATTAGCGCGCAAGCACTAATTAATATGTgtctaaaattattacagaATAGAAATTGTAACTTAGCATATCAAAAACAAATCactataaataaattcattaaaaaatgtgcGCCATTACCTGAATATTCGAAATATGACAAAGAATTAGCTCAGGTAGATAATATGAGTAATAATTTGCATGACATGCAAATTGGTAGGCCCATAAAAAAGATGAATAGACATTTCAAAATAGAAAAGgtagataatataatagCACAATGTGG TTGGAAGGATAGTCTAAGAGGTGGTTATTTGCCATCAAATATGTACTTTGACAGAGAATACAAGGCGCAGCCAATTAAAACGAGGGATATCGTTTATATTGAGAGGTAA
- a CDS encoding hypothetical protein (overlaps_old_locusTagID:BBM_II03940), with translation MVSSLDMYIKLNNQGKSSDQKYYQVTRGTARSKLKGYDCPDCHAFFKALDDNQLREICSRHRCRHEPLGPQPDILPINNILTTVNQNAPDTVSDMSNSDRSRRVTYGFSNEDKVFDF, from the coding sequence ATGGTTTCGAGCTTAGATATGTACATTAAGTTGAATAATCAAGGCAAATCATCGGaccaaaaatattaccaGGTAACAAGAGGCACTGCCAGATCTAAGCTTAAAGGCTATGATTGCCCTGATTGCCATGCCTTCTTTAAGGCCTTGGACGACAATCAGCTAAGGGAAATCTGTTCGAGGCACCGTTGCCGACACGAACCATTGGGCCCCCAGCCGGATATATTACCTATAAACAACATACTTACTACAGTTAATCAAAATGCACCAGATACAGTTAGCGATATGTCTAACAGCGATCGTTCTAGACGTGTAACTTATGGGTTCAGTAATGAGGATAAagtatttgatttttag
- a CDS encoding calcyclin binding protein, putative (overlaps_old_locusTagID:BBM_II03945), translated as MVTIPSHDWIQTSQNITIIFYIKDILPQSIVVDCVDSNCKISFKSADVLYEKKFENLKTPITYSTHNLTANKLELVFIKSTLGYWSSLHKLDPADHKSANKNKKFEYSDSEPDNNTTDESFMKLLKDIYSKGDEKTKRAMNKSFQTSGGRVLSTNWNAVKDSNP; from the exons ATGGTTACTATACCTAG TCACGACTGGATTCAGACATCACAAAATATAACCATAATATTCTACATTAAAGACATACTCCCCCAATCTATTGTTGTAGACTGTGTAGACtctaattgtaaaatatccTTCAAATCTGCAG ACGTTTTATatgaaaaaaaatttgagaATCTAAAAACGCCAATCACATATTCAACACACAATCTCACAGCA aaTAAGCTAGAACTAGTTTTCATCAAGTCAACAC TTGGTTACTGGAGCAGTCTGCACAAATTGGACCCGGCAGATCATAAATCTGCaaacaaaaataaaaaattcgaATATTCTGATTCAGAACCCGATAATAATACAACTGATGAATCTTTTATGAAATTGCTGAAAGATATATACAGCAAGGGTGATGAGAAGACAAAACGAGCTATGAACAAATCATTTCAGACATCCGGCGGCAGAGTGTTATCCACAAATTGGAATGCAGTAAAGGATAGCAACCcataa
- a CDS encoding CAS/CSE protein C-terminus (overlaps_old_locusTagID:BBM_II03935), with amino-acid sequence MEAVSGNLISLFSQSLSSNVASIKHAEESLAKLLDPESPDAITNIVSLLRIIVAPSLPEYQSFLKGTNVEVQMAAAICLKNLTKARADAPESYGGFKPQLRTFIKCFLLLYTLKGKSLGINLMIYRQLKEALVYMSEFDFPLTFDYSLPVLFYLFISDINDNCIQVFENRLATEVQQNSTLSNQQTSKIGYAKCTIQTIALFVQIKELLNTFSTQLSMNQNIEASYLNCFSGLTEKLEEIGKVQALDLLLTLELERFLQANSIIFPTQNINAYNLSGNGLNCVSKPGDSLFYLDDRNLFMNESIFAPCNFDKGYENNYVSLDPSLIHMGIDNVNVKYLEEKVEALGIIKQFISKYKKAIRNDDILFELKIILSLSDRHLLTLFQYFLSKLGVFIQLYGKNPNLIRPIELILEGIINIIKIFIHIHTIDLPESFEDNINTYFGGFIQILQIEFPPAAAPLTRCKTSICKIFKFYAERYQEVFYGHIFDCIIRVVALLGSLTGIQIVHDNKDLSSSLATAALGFLASTSGSIWRSSYNQTGTNPYLNNEFIRELLLKAILPNIGYQENDLSLLDEFPLELVQRELENHISSNRRMASISCLRKLVSSYENCKPILTGLVSEINSQSSQDQNQMIRMKELCIQLIICANTDIDVYSYYCKNLKNDLFNKTDVTILILATLKFIMTSCKSFPEQELISLISVLGYYIRHRHEAVQCFAIETLNRILVIPHMKKHRHDLKGALLQNLEFIANCIRNDTITPSNEFFSKGILRTFHYLRDEVKGAGIVMFELVIEFIKNVIDSPINPLYNHYLFECLSILLKIHLPGTGNAAPLDTIEQTIIPTLSVIIQRSVHDFVPYSMQILSMILKYTTGPGEIYIQLFNHLLAIDSWKVSQSNVQGIVRLLGCYFQRHECFQSIIISNMQVIFERFHFCLTHKRLGAIAFEFLNHIFKHLPLNYYNNFMQTLITILMTFLHSHKTGELAMLCVVSIGLVSLVTDVMAIMDTIQAGLSCNFIEFIFIPNAKNVKHYEQKCLIALASAKFASNPALVTKQQLLLEFLSEVISGTVFETQKKTDDSDNESDIDLEYSVSYVQLSLTKMDKSLIDLNTVAQNLSQYLRPLEGAVKQLRNSGPLLSLMK; translated from the exons ATGGAGGCCGTGAGCGGTAACCTAATATCGTTATTCTCCCAATCACTATCCAGTAATGTTGCCTCAATCAAACATGCAGAAGAAAGTTTGGCTAAATTATTGGATCCAGAATCTCCCGACGCCATCACCAACATCGTTTCGTTGCTACGAATCATAGTGGCCCCCTCATTACCAG AATATCAAAGCTTCCTAAAGGGGACAAATGTTGAAGTGCAGATGGCAGCGGCGATTTGTCtgaaaaatttgacaaaggCAAGAGCTGATGCCCCGGAGTCTTACGGTGGTTTCAAGCCTCAGCTTCGCACCTTCATTAAATGTTTCCTTCTTTTGTATACCCTAAAGGGTAAATCACTAGGAATcaatttaatgatttacaGACAGCTAAAAGAGGCTTTGGTTTATATGTCTGAATTTGACTTTCCCTTAACATTTGACTACTCACTACCTGTGTTGTTCTACTTGTTCATTAGTGACATCAATGACAACTGCATTCAAGTGTTTGAGAATAGATTGGCCACGGAAGTTCAGCAAAATTCCACATTATCTAATCAGCAAACTAGCAAAATTGGATATGCTAAGTGTACAATTCAAACAATTGCTTTGTTCGTCCAAATTAAAGAATTGCTCAACACGTTTTCCACTCAATTGTCAATGAACCAAAACATTGAGGCTTCgtatttgaattgttttAGTGGATTAACTGAGAAGTTGGAGGAAATTGGCAAGGTTCAGGCGTTGGATTTATTGCTAACTTTGGAATTGGAACGATTTTTACAGGCTAATTCCATTATATTCCCCACACAAAACATTAATGCATACAATTTGTCTGGAAATGGCTTGAATTGTGTGTCAAAACCTGGGGATTCACTGTTCTATTTGGACGATAGAAATCTGTTTATGAACGAATCAATATTTGCTCCCTGCAATTTCGATAAGGGATATGAGAATAATTATGTATCTTTAGACCCGTCACTGATTCATATGGGCATTGACAATGTAAATGTCAAATACCTAGAAGAAAAGGTGGAAGCACTAGGTATCATAAAGCAGTTTATTTCAAAGTACAAAAAGGCAATTAGAAATGATGATATTCTGTTTGAGCTGAAAATTATACTTTCCCTATCAGACAGACACTTGCTTACTTTGTTCCAATATTTCTTATCCAAATTGGGCGTTTTCATTCAACTCTACGGCAAGAACCCCAATTTAATAAGGCCAATCGAACTAATACTTGAGGGAATTATTAacataattaaaatatttatccacATACATACAATCGACCTACCCGAATCATTTGAAGACAACATAAACACATACTTTGGCGGTTTCATTCAGATACTTCAAATCGAATTTCCTCCAGCAGCTGCGCCTCTCACTAGGTGCAAAACTTccatatgtaaaatattcaagTTTTACGCGGAAAGATATCAAGAAGTCTTCTATGGGCACATTTTTGATTGCATAATTAGAG TTGTTGCCCTCCTTGGTTCGCTTACTGGGATACAAATTGTGCATGATAATAAGGATTTATCATCAAGCTTGGCCACTGCTGCTCTGGGATTCCTAGCTTCAACCTCTGGTTCCATATGGAGATCTTCTTACAATCAAACAGGGACCAATCCTTACTTGAATAATGAGTTCATCCGTGAATTGTTGCTTAAGGCCATACTGCCTAATATTGGATACCAAGAAAATGACCTATCGTTATTAGACGAATTTCCGCTTGAGTTGGTACAGAGAGAGCTTGAAAATCATATCAGCAGCAATCGGCGAATGGCCTCAATATCATGTCTAAGGAAACTTGTTTCCAGTTATGAAAATTGTAAGCCAATCCTTACGGGCCTTGTAAGTGAGATCAACTCACAATCGTCCCAGGATCAAAACCAAATGATAAGGATGAAGGAACTTTGTATCCAGTTGATTATTTGCGCCAATACGGATATTGACGTCTACAGTTACTActgcaaaaatttgaagaatGATCTCTTTAACAAGACAGACGTAACCATACTAATTTTGGCTACATTAAAGTTCATTATGACATCTTGCAAATCTTTTCCTGAACA GGAACTGATATCACTAATATCAGTGTTGGGATATTACATAAGGCACAGACATGAGGCCGTGCAGTGCTTTGCCATCGAAACTCTCAATCGCATATTGGTAATACCGCACATGAAGAAACACAGACATGATCTAAAAGGCGCGTTGTTGCagaatttggaatttatTGCTAATTGCATCCGGAATGATACTATAACTCCGTCTAACGAATTTTTTTCTAAAGGAATTCTTCGCACATTCCACTATCTCAGGGATGAGG TGAAGGGAGCCGGAATCGTCATGTTTGAATTGGTGATCGAgttcattaaaaatgtcattgACAGTCCTATAAACCCACTTTACAATCATTACTTATTTGAATGTTTATCCATATTGCTTAAAATTCACTTACCAGGAACTGGGAACGCTGCTCCATTGGACACTATTGAACAGACAATCATACCCACATTGTCTGTGATAATCCAAAGGAGCGTACATGACTTCGTCCCTTATAGTATGCAA ATATTgtcaatgatattaaaatacaCAACAGGTCCTGGagaaatatatattcaactaTTCAATCATTTATTGGCTATTGATTCGTGGAAAGTATCCCAGTCTAATGTACAGGGGATTGTAAGATTACTTGGTTGCTATTTTCAAAGGCATGAATGCTTCCAGAGTATAATCATAAGTAACATGCAAGTTATTTTTGAGAGGTTTCATTTTTGTCTAACCCACAAGAGGCTCGGCGCCATTGCTTTTGAATTTCTAAACCACATATTCAAACACTTACCATTGAACTActataacaatttcatgCAAACcttaattacaattttgatgaCATTCTTACACTCCCACAAGACAGGTGAATTGGCCATGTTATGCGTTGTGTCAATTGGGCTGGTATCGTTGGTCACAGATGTAATGGCTATTATGGACACTATCCAGGCCGGCCTATCTTGCAACTTTATcgaatttatttttatcccCAATGCAAAAAATGTAAAGCACTACGAACAAAAGTGTCTTATCGCCCTGGCTTCGGCTAAATTTGCCTCCAACCCTGCATTAGTTACTAAGCAACAATTGTTGCTCGAATTTTTATCCGAGGTTATTTCTGGGACAGTTTTCGAGACGCAGAAGAAAACTGATGATTCAGATAATGAATCAGATATAGATTTGGAGTACAGCGTTTCATATGTCCAACTATCATTGACAAAGATGGATAAATCACTCATCGATTTGAATACGGTGGCGCAAAATCTTTCCCAGTACTTGAGACCATTGGAAGGAGCTGTTAAGCAATTGAGGAACTCGGGTCCCTTACTCTCACTCAtgaaataa
- a CDS encoding GTP-binding protein SAR1 (overlaps_old_locusTagID:BBM_II03930): MFIINWIYDLLASIGLLHKKASIVFLGLDNAGKTTLLRMLKENKVSVHTPTLHPHSEELLLGNVMCKAFDLGGHETARRIWNTYYANVDAVVFLIDVSDRSRFQESAEALRTLLDCEELSYKPFVILGNKIDKPEAASEEELRDCIDLPIHKTYGKEYIPGKKAMPIEVFMCSIINRTGYKPAFLWLSNFLQDA, from the exons ATgtttataatcaattg GATATACGACTTGTTGGCTAGTATAGGACTACTGCATAAAAAGGCAAGTATCGTATTTTTGGGTCTAGACAATGCGGGGAAAACAACTCTTCTGAGGATGCTCAAGGAGAATAAAGTTTCTGTTCACACGCCTACATTACATCCAC ATTCAGAGGAACTGCTGCTTGGTAATGTCATGTGCAAGGCTTTTGATCTTGGTGGACACGAAACAG CCCGCCGAATATGGAATACCTACTACGCAAATGTAGATGCTGTGGTATTCCTTATCGATGTCTCTGATCGTAGTAGGTTTCAGGAATCAGCAGAAGCGTTAAGAACTTTATTGGATTGTGAAGAATTGTCTTACAAGCCCTTCGTAATCCTTGGAAATAAGATTGACAAACCAGAAGCTGCTTCAGAGGAAGAGTTAAGGGACTGTATTGATCTTCCAATACACAAGACCTATGGGAAGGAATATATCCCAGGGAAGAAAGCTATGCCAATTGAAGTCTTCATGTGTAGCATCATCAACCGCACTGGATATAAGCCTGCATTTTTATGGCTGTCCAACTTCCTTCAAGACGCATAA
- a CDS encoding hypothetical protein (overlaps_old_locusTagID:BBM_II03950), with translation MSDKDHYMAAEISSIVHTLTIPQILYVLNAVKSLTIASRDTSRQLLLQNPQLVYAISHCIYLLDIVDESLLPLDDTDREIARINKLERKGWDSQPLETFDTIVSPLAQQVHPPPPPTQPLPQQQNPYRHPPSVIKETRISEPTDIFHNIVPAPKALVDEVLKNKEILTNIQNATKAEMDTWPQEQRAQVMSIKAALKIRGYHVIY, from the exons ATGTCCGACAAGGATCATTATATGGCGGCAGAAATATCTTCG ATAGTCCACACTTTGACTATTCCACAAATTCTATACGTCCTCAATGCAGTAAAATCACTAACCATCGCCTCTAGGGACACTAGTAGGCAGTTATTACTCCAAAATCCACAACTTGTATATGCTATTAgtcattgtatatatttgttggATATTGTAGACGAGTCTTTGCTG CCTCTGGATGATACGGACAGGGAAATCGCACGGATCAATAAACTTGAAAGAAAAGGATGGGATAGCCAACCATTAGAAACTTTTGATACAATTGTTTCACCGTTAGCTCAACAAGTTCATCCTCCTCCGCCTCCAACACAACCCTTACCTCAGCAGCAAAATCCTTATAGACACCCACCATCAGTCATTAAGGAGACTCGAATTAGCGAACCGACTGACATATTCCACAACATCGTACCGGCACCTAAAGCTCTAGTGGATGAGGTGCTGAAGAATAAGGAAATATTGACCAA TATACAAAATGCCACCAAGGCAGAAATGGATACCTGGCCTCAAGAACAACGGGCTCAAGTTATGTCAATTAAGGCA GCATTGAAGATTCGTGGCTATCATGTCATATATTGA
- a CDS encoding hypothetical protein (overlaps_old_locusTagID:BBM_II03925) produces the protein MDTWCCPTPPYTESITNFYPPTHSYDNFQQDYTYRNNKNVIKSSLIYRDCGPNTSNRINRFYSLVSQHLDSIYLAPYHPSHFSRVNQNKARRVKKPIILSSYLERELINSLALVHQSDELIVIAKPTGALNSGISLFTIENGTQSTENNDLNDILQPYGYDGFHMQVKFASNGKIWTCRHNSKIYVKELTANATFKRKFRDLDILELKCDNKNTNKSMVYARNFYGFIALSIDLHSLAPKVIISNKYANKKIYNISVSPYESGTAILLNKNAFTIHSFSTDREMDFDLSSNNLNCDIQTITYGSSANIILMGSHNLYIQDIRTKKLTQPIIDNGIKAHISTNSRWSFRRIKNKPLYKDKRYFSADSCAYSNYYRANDNLFWGAITAIASHPIHANIVAFVYGVSDCIYIFDLNMPTRPLYELPITNSVHIGSRCRHIEWIEASGYFKWLLVPFNWRDDAINVFHFDSNITIAHPKHLVVYPQVDVLEESKRFPNYSGLFETNSDISMPTISTESNLLNVIFHGYSGITFAKIDNHMHSLMSSTSGRLIDIAYDGHVLDNYIKEHPEKKTGKWVGTIEERVGNLELQKNKVISIPDDEFLDGLCDLKVKSLVDYNKRIDIPSNFKFDSTLTSTEFTIGVSNYKINDFSDNAIKQHYNNLPVYDGYKYFQLDRVKYLSNYSWKRLEKVERLNQKCPYAELYNSYYQNVKQTKLPNINIDESNFEDDLQAFSCNVSETMGKIAVTQPIDVVMCTNIEDIMALADGINVENVDKPSKSASDVLDIDIIAKITNLGFN, from the coding sequence ATGGACACTTGGTGCTGTCCTACTCCGCCATACACTGAAtcaattacaaatttttatcccCCAACTCATAGTTATGACAACTTTCAGCAAGATTACACATatagaaataataaaaatgttatcaAATCATCTTTGATATACAGAGATTGTGGGCCAAATACCTCCAATCGTATAAATCGCTTCTACAGTCTAGTCTCACAGCATCTAGACTCTATTTATCTGGCGCCTTACCACCCTAGCCATTTCTCTAGAGTAAATCAAAATAAGGCACGGAGGGTTAAGAAACCTATTATTCTTTCTTCATACCTAGAGCGagaattgattaattcaTTAGCTTTGGTTCACCAGAGTGATGAGTTGATAGTCATTGCCAAGCCAACTGGAGCTCTAAATTCAGGAATTTCtttatttacaatagaAAATGGTACTCAATCAACTGAAAATAATGActtaaatgatattttacaGCCATATGGCTACGATGGATTCCATATGCAGGTGAAATTTGCTTCTAATGGCAAAATTTGGACTTGCAGACacaattcaaaaatatacGTCAAAGAATTAACCGCCAATGCAACATTCAAACGCAAATTTAGAGATTTAGATATACTTGAACTCAAATGTGACAATAAAAATACGAACAAATCTATGGTTTATGCTAGAAATTTCTATGGCTTTATCGCGTTATCAATTGATCTACATTCACTAGCTCCTAAAGTgattatatcaaataaatatgccAATAAAAagatttataatatatcagTATCACCTTATGAATCTGGAACCgctatattattaaataaaaatgcatTTACAATTCATTCATTCTCTACTGATAGGGAAATGGATTTTGATTTATCGTCTAATAACTTGAATTGCGATATACAAACAATTACTTATGGCTCATCTGCCAATATCATTTTGATGGGAAGtcacaatttgtatattcaAGATATCAgaactaaaaaattgacGCAGCCAATAATTGACAATGGCATTAAAGCTCACATATCTACCAACTCCCGTTGGTCATTTAGGCGGATCAAAAATAAGCCTCTATACAAGGACAAACGCTACTTCTCAGCAGATTCGTGCGCATATAGCAATTATTATCGTGCCAATGACAATCTTTTTTGGGGCGCAATTACTGCAATTGCTTCCCACCCAATCCATGCGAATATTGTAGCCTTTGTCTACGGCGTGTCAGATTGcatatacatttttgaCCTAAATATGCCCACCCGGCCCTTGTATGAATTGCCCATTACCAACTCTGTCCACATTGGCTCTCGCTGTAGGCATATCGAATGGATTGAAGCTAGCGGTTATTTCAAATGGCTACTAGTGCCTTTTAACTGGCGTGATGATGCAATAAATGTATTCCATTTTGACAGCAATATAACTATTGCCCATCCAAAGCATTTGGTTGTCTATCCTCAGGTAGATGTACTGGAAGAGTCAAAAAGATTCCCAAATTATTCCGGGTTATTTGAGACAAATAGTGACATTAGTATGCCAACAATATCAACAGAATCAAACCTCCTTAACGTCATTTTTCATGGATATTCCGGCATTACATTTgccaaaattgataatcatATGCATTCACTAATGAGTAGCACATCGGGGAGATTGATAGATATTGCTTATGATGGTCATGTACTTGATAATTACATAAAGGAACATCCAGAGAAAAAAACAGGAAAATGGGTTGGTACAATTGAGGAACGAGTTGGAAACCTTGAATTGCAGAAAAATAAGGTTATTTCTATCCCTGACGATGAGTTTCTTGATGGGCTATGCGATTTAAAGGTCAAAAGTCTGGTTGATTACAACAAGCGAATTGACATACCTTCTAACTTCAAATTCGACTCCACCCTAACATCAACCGAATTTACAATAGGGGTTTCCAACTATAAAATCAATGATTTCAGTGACAATGCAATTAAACAacattataataatttgccAGTGTATGATGgttacaaatatttccaGCTTGATAGAGTAAAGTATTTAAGTAATTATTCATGGAAGAGATTGGAAAAAGTTGAGCGGTTAAACCAGAAGTGTCCATATGCtgaattgtataattcatACTACCAAAATGTTAAACAAACAAAGTTACCAAATATTAACATTGATGAgtcaaattttgaagatGATTTACAAGCTTTTAGTTGCAATGTGAGTGAAACTATGGGCAAAATTGCTGTAACACAACCCATTGATGTCGTTATGTGTACAAATATTGAAGATATAATGGCACTTGCAGATGGAATTAATGTAGAGAATGTAGACAAACCTAGTAAAAGTGCCTCTGATGTGTTGGACATAGATATAATTGCCAAGATAACCAATCTCGGtttcaattaa